In Cyanobium sp. AMD-g, one genomic interval encodes:
- a CDS encoding M20 family metallopeptidase, with the protein MDWHDVPDTVFERMVAVRRDLHRHPELAFEEERTAARIVAELETLGIPASYRGKGSGVIARLEPLKGGPVIALRADMDALPGEETTDLPFASTVEGTMHACGHDAHVAMVLGAAHLLAASPPGIGVRFLFQPAEERGGGARTVIAEGGLEGVTAIFGAHVTQHYRVGEIMVAEGVITAQSDKFAIDVHGRGGHGARPHEAIDAVVIAGLLITALQTLVSREVDPLHPSVVTIGSVHAGTAPNVIAGSARLEGSIRTTVPEVRDHIHHGIRRMARACADLHNARLDVRIDPGYPPVVNTFRESELARRAAAGVVGERSMVRPEHPSMGGEDFSFYLQKVPGCFMRFGARGEGQEYVPLHSSSFDIDEAVLRVGAACFDRLVREAVAFYPP; encoded by the coding sequence ATGGACTGGCATGACGTTCCCGATACGGTCTTCGAGCGGATGGTGGCTGTGCGCAGGGACCTGCATCGCCATCCCGAACTCGCCTTCGAGGAAGAGCGAACGGCTGCACGCATCGTCGCCGAACTCGAGACCCTGGGGATTCCGGCCAGCTACCGGGGCAAGGGGAGCGGCGTGATCGCCCGGCTGGAGCCGCTCAAGGGAGGCCCGGTGATCGCCCTGCGCGCCGACATGGACGCCCTGCCTGGTGAAGAGACCACCGACCTTCCATTCGCCTCCACGGTCGAGGGGACGATGCACGCCTGCGGCCATGACGCTCATGTGGCGATGGTTCTGGGGGCCGCCCATCTGCTGGCCGCCTCGCCTCCCGGGATCGGCGTGCGTTTCCTGTTCCAACCCGCCGAAGAGAGGGGGGGCGGAGCCCGCACGGTGATCGCCGAGGGCGGTCTGGAAGGCGTCACCGCCATCTTTGGCGCCCATGTGACCCAGCACTACCGGGTGGGAGAGATCATGGTGGCCGAAGGGGTGATCACGGCCCAGTCCGACAAGTTCGCCATCGACGTGCATGGTCGGGGAGGCCACGGCGCCAGGCCCCACGAGGCCATCGATGCCGTGGTGATCGCTGGTTTGCTGATCACCGCCCTGCAGACCCTGGTGTCGCGGGAGGTCGATCCTCTGCATCCTTCGGTGGTGACGATCGGCAGCGTGCATGCCGGAACGGCACCGAACGTGATCGCCGGCAGCGCCCGGCTCGAGGGCAGCATCCGGACCACCGTGCCCGAGGTGCGCGACCACATCCACCACGGCATCCGTCGCATGGCGCGGGCCTGCGCCGACCTTCACAACGCTCGCCTCGACGTGCGCATCGATCCGGGTTATCCGCCGGTGGTGAACACCTTTCGCGAGTCCGAGCTGGCCAGGCGGGCCGCCGCCGGCGTGGTGGGCGAGCGGAGCATGGTGCGGCCGGAGCACCCCAGCATGGGGGGCGAGGATTTCTCCTTCTACCTCCAGAAGGTCCCCGGGTGCTTCATGCGTTTCGGCGCTCGCGGCGAGGGACAGGAGTATGTCCCCCTGCACAGTTCCTCCTTCGACATCGACGAGGCCGTGCTGCGGGTGGGGGCGGCCTGCTTCGATCGGCTGGTGCGGGAGGCGGTGGCCTTCTATCCCCCATGA
- a CDS encoding B12-binding domain-containing radical SAM protein, with protein sequence MNALLLYPQFPKTFWSFDRFLAMAGVKTFIPPLGILTVAALLPADWNLRFMDRNVAEEPEADWHWCDLMIVSAMMVQREDFHQLIRKAVGMGKKVAVGGPYPTSLPEHALQSGAHYLILDEGEITVPAFLAALERGEPCGVFRATEKPDVSLSPVPRYDLLQRDAYLMMAVQFSRGCPFNCEFCDIISLYGRKPRTKENHQILGELQTLYDLGWRGSIFMVDDNFIGNQANVKRLLRDLIPWMREHRYPFNFLTEASVNLAEQPELLDLMAQAGFFGVFLGIETPDQDSLEVTRKQQNTRHPLTEACRKINAAGLVIYAGFILGFDGERSGAGQRIEAFVAETAIPQPMLGILQAPPNTALWTRLEQEGRLLPDADGCCGDQNTLMNFVPSRPPQDIGREYVQALWRMYEPATYLERCLRHCLAITPNPHCAQQMHIPPARAMRLLTLLIWHQGMRRASLRGQFWTQLWQMARQQPRLLGLYLGLCAAGEHFFEYRQLARERIGGQLGHDPLLPPPTVATVSLRQAALVAAE encoded by the coding sequence ATGAACGCACTGCTGCTCTATCCCCAGTTTCCGAAAACGTTCTGGTCGTTCGACCGGTTCCTGGCGATGGCCGGCGTGAAGACCTTCATCCCACCGCTGGGCATCCTCACGGTGGCGGCCCTGCTGCCGGCTGATTGGAACCTGCGCTTCATGGACAGGAACGTCGCCGAGGAGCCGGAGGCCGACTGGCACTGGTGCGACCTCATGATCGTCTCGGCGATGATGGTGCAGCGCGAGGACTTTCACCAGCTGATCCGCAAGGCGGTGGGGATGGGGAAGAAGGTGGCGGTCGGTGGCCCCTATCCCACCTCCCTTCCGGAGCATGCACTGCAATCAGGCGCCCATTATCTGATCCTGGATGAGGGCGAGATCACCGTCCCCGCCTTCCTGGCGGCCCTCGAACGAGGTGAACCCTGCGGAGTGTTCCGGGCCACGGAGAAGCCTGATGTCAGCCTCAGCCCCGTGCCCCGCTACGACCTGTTGCAACGCGACGCCTACCTGATGATGGCGGTGCAGTTCTCCCGCGGCTGTCCCTTCAACTGCGAGTTCTGCGACATCATCAGCCTCTACGGCCGCAAGCCGCGTACCAAGGAGAACCACCAGATCCTGGGGGAACTGCAGACCCTCTACGACCTGGGCTGGCGGGGATCCATCTTCATGGTGGATGACAACTTCATCGGCAATCAGGCCAACGTCAAACGTCTGCTTCGCGACCTGATTCCCTGGATGCGGGAGCATCGCTACCCCTTCAACTTCCTCACCGAAGCCTCGGTGAACCTGGCCGAACAGCCCGAGCTCCTGGATCTCATGGCCCAGGCCGGCTTCTTCGGGGTTTTCCTGGGCATCGAGACCCCCGACCAGGACAGTCTCGAGGTCACCCGCAAGCAGCAGAACACACGCCATCCGCTCACGGAAGCCTGCCGCAAGATCAATGCGGCGGGGCTGGTCATCTACGCCGGCTTCATCCTCGGCTTCGACGGGGAACGCTCCGGCGCAGGGCAGCGCATCGAGGCGTTCGTCGCCGAAACGGCCATTCCCCAGCCGATGCTGGGCATCCTCCAGGCCCCGCCCAACACGGCGCTGTGGACCCGACTGGAGCAGGAAGGCCGACTGCTGCCGGATGCCGATGGCTGCTGCGGCGACCAGAACACCCTGATGAACTTCGTGCCCTCCCGTCCGCCCCAGGACATCGGCCGCGAGTACGTGCAGGCCCTCTGGCGAATGTATGAGCCCGCCACCTATCTGGAGCGCTGCCTGCGCCACTGCCTCGCCATCACCCCCAATCCGCACTGCGCTCAGCAGATGCACATCCCGCCGGCCCGGGCCATGCGGCTGCTGACCCTGCTGATCTGGCATCAGGGGATGCGCCGCGCTTCGCTCCGCGGCCAGTTCTGGACTCAGCTGTGGCAGATGGCGCGGCAACAGCCCCGCCTGCTGGGCCTTTATCTGGGCCTCTGCGCCGCCGGCGAACACTTCTTCGAGTACCGCCAGCTGGCCCGCGAGCGCATCGGAGGCCAGCTGGGTCACGATCCCCTGCTGCCGCCGCCGACCGTGGCCACGGTCAGCCTCAGGCAGGCCGCCCTGGTGGCGGCGGAGTAA
- the msrB gene encoding peptide-methionine (R)-S-oxide reductase MsrB — MERRSFLSTLLARVGAPLAGLLPFLPASKALAAAKATDPAWQLSPAEWRKRLSPAAYAVLRDEGTERPFSSPLNKENRSGTYVCAGCRLPLFASSTKFDSGTGWPSFWQPLPKAVVTKTDFKLILPRTEYHCRRCGGHQGHVFDDGPKPTGKRYCNNGVALAFVAGG; from the coding sequence ATGGAACGCCGCAGTTTCCTGTCCACGTTGCTGGCCCGGGTAGGGGCGCCCCTGGCGGGGTTGTTGCCCTTCCTGCCGGCTTCCAAAGCCCTGGCGGCCGCCAAGGCCACCGATCCCGCCTGGCAGCTGAGCCCGGCGGAATGGCGCAAGCGCCTCAGCCCGGCGGCCTATGCGGTGCTGCGGGATGAGGGCACCGAGCGCCCTTTCAGCAGCCCGCTCAACAAGGAGAACCGCAGCGGCACCTACGTCTGTGCCGGCTGCCGCCTGCCCCTGTTCGCCTCGAGCACCAAGTTCGACTCCGGCACCGGCTGGCCCAGCTTCTGGCAACCCCTGCCCAAGGCGGTGGTCACCAAGACGGACTTCAAGCTCATCCTGCCGCGCACCGAATACCACTGCCGTCGCTGCGGCGGCCACCAGGGCCACGTGTTCGACGACGGACCCAAGCCCACCGGCAAGCGCTACTGCAACAACGGCGTGGCCCTGGCCTTCGTGGCTGGGGGCTGA
- the secG gene encoding preprotein translocase subunit SecG: protein MVKNIVSSLWMLSGALLIISVLLHSPKGDGMGGLASSGGSMFSSARSAENTLNRITWTLLSLFLGLAVVLSAGWLG, encoded by the coding sequence ATGGTCAAGAACATCGTTTCCTCGCTCTGGATGCTCAGCGGCGCCCTGCTGATCATCTCCGTGCTGCTCCATAGCCCCAAGGGCGATGGCATGGGGGGCCTGGCCTCCAGCGGCGGCTCGATGTTCAGCAGCGCCCGCAGCGCTGAGAACACACTCAACCGCATCACCTGGACCCTGCTGTCCCTGTTCCTGGGTCTGGCCGTGGTGCTGAGCGCCGGCTGGTTGGGCTGA
- the gpmI gene encoding 2,3-bisphosphoglycerate-independent phosphoglycerate mutase, whose translation MVLAILDGWGYRPESDHNAVREADTPIMDALWAAYPHTLIEASGAAVGLPDHQMGNSEVGHLTIGSGRIIRQELVRIGQAVRSGTIASNQALNDLGDTLVASGRPLHLIGLCSDGGVHSHIDHLGGLLRWAAGRGLSDVLVHVVTDGRDSAPHGGPGYLARIQAMIEDAGVGRIATLCGRYWAMDRDQRWERTEKAFRLLTEPSEICPLTPAEVLQGSYAEGITDEFLEPVRLAEGLLESGDGLVCFNFRPDRVRQLMRALVLPDFDGFPRQWIGPLHVVTFTQYEQGLPVQVAFPPESLDGLLGQVVSEHGLRQFRTAETEKYPHVTYFMNGGIEQAFPGEDRHLVPSPRVATYDQAPAMSAEKLTDSCIAAIGRGIYSLVVINYANPDMVGHTGQMEAATEAIAMVDRCVGRLVEATTRMGGTLLITADHGNAEVMQGPDGLPWTAHTTNPVPVILVEGEKRKLPGHGNDVSLREHGGLADIAPTLLEILGLPKPARMTGTSLVVPATAPTARIPQTLGA comes from the coding sequence ATGGTTCTGGCCATTCTGGATGGCTGGGGCTATCGGCCCGAAAGCGATCACAACGCGGTCAGGGAGGCGGACACGCCGATCATGGATGCCCTCTGGGCGGCCTATCCCCACACCCTGATCGAGGCCAGCGGCGCCGCTGTGGGCCTGCCGGATCACCAGATGGGGAATTCCGAGGTGGGCCACCTCACGATCGGCTCCGGCCGGATCATCCGCCAGGAGCTGGTGCGGATCGGTCAGGCGGTGCGCAGCGGCACCATCGCCAGCAACCAGGCTCTCAACGATCTGGGCGACACGCTGGTGGCCAGCGGCCGCCCCCTGCACCTGATCGGCCTCTGCTCCGATGGCGGCGTCCACAGTCACATCGACCATCTCGGTGGCCTGCTGCGCTGGGCGGCCGGGCGCGGCCTCAGCGATGTGCTGGTGCACGTGGTCACCGACGGCCGTGACTCGGCCCCCCATGGCGGCCCCGGGTATCTGGCCCGCATTCAGGCCATGATCGAGGACGCAGGCGTTGGGCGGATCGCCACCCTCTGCGGCCGCTACTGGGCCATGGACCGCGACCAGCGCTGGGAGCGCACGGAGAAGGCCTTCAGGCTGCTCACCGAGCCGTCCGAGATCTGCCCCCTCACCCCGGCGGAGGTGCTGCAGGGCTCCTATGCGGAGGGCATCACCGACGAGTTCCTTGAGCCGGTGCGCCTCGCCGAGGGTCTGCTGGAGAGCGGCGACGGCCTGGTCTGCTTCAACTTCCGCCCCGACCGGGTGCGCCAGCTGATGCGTGCCCTGGTGCTGCCGGACTTCGACGGCTTCCCGCGCCAGTGGATCGGTCCGCTGCATGTCGTCACCTTCACCCAGTACGAGCAGGGGCTGCCGGTTCAGGTGGCCTTCCCCCCCGAGTCCCTCGACGGCCTGCTGGGCCAGGTGGTCTCCGAGCACGGCCTGCGGCAGTTCCGCACCGCCGAAACCGAGAAGTACCCCCACGTCACCTATTTCATGAACGGTGGCATCGAGCAGGCCTTCCCCGGCGAAGACCGTCACCTGGTGCCCTCGCCCCGCGTCGCCACCTACGACCAGGCGCCGGCCATGTCGGCGGAGAAACTCACCGACAGCTGCATCGCCGCCATCGGTCGGGGGATCTACTCCCTGGTGGTGATCAACTACGCCAACCCCGACATGGTGGGCCACACCGGTCAGATGGAGGCCGCCACCGAAGCCATCGCCATGGTCGATCGCTGTGTGGGCCGACTGGTGGAGGCCACCACCCGCATGGGCGGCACCCTGCTGATCACGGCCGACCATGGCAACGCTGAAGTGATGCAGGGTCCCGATGGGCTCCCCTGGACCGCCCACACCACCAACCCCGTGCCGGTGATCCTGGTGGAGGGCGAAAAGCGCAAGCTCCCCGGCCATGGCAACGACGTCAGCCTTCGGGAGCACGGCGGCCTGGCCGACATCGCCCCCACCCTGCTGGAGATCCTGGGTCTGCCCAAACCGGCCCGTATGACGGGCACCTCCCTGGTGGTGCCGGCCACCGCCCCCACCGCCCGGATCCCCCAGACCCTCGGCGCCTGA